One window of Acidobacteriaceae bacterium genomic DNA carries:
- a CDS encoding SRPBCC domain-containing protein, translated as MAENTANEIERMVVTRVFDAPRELVWKAWTDPKYIMQWWGPKGFTAPVCQMDFRVGGKLLCCMKAPDGQECWNAVEFYEIVPHEKIVSLMYFSDSKGNKVDPATLGIEHEAVDGAYDVTLFEDLGNGQTKLTFIGNEPMESAKNSGQMEGWNEILDKVAAVVAGLVRTK; from the coding sequence ATGGCAGAAAACACGGCTAACGAAATTGAGCGGATGGTTGTAACAAGAGTTTTTGATGCCCCACGCGAGTTGGTTTGGAAGGCGTGGACAGACCCGAAGTACATCATGCAGTGGTGGGGACCGAAGGGCTTTACCGCGCCCGTTTGTCAGATGGATTTTCGCGTTGGAGGAAAACTTCTCTGCTGCATGAAGGCGCCGGATGGGCAGGAGTGCTGGAATGCTGTTGAATTCTACGAGATTGTTCCGCACGAGAAGATCGTTTCCTTGATGTACTTTTCGGACTCGAAGGGAAACAAGGTCGACCCTGCGACATTAGGAATAGAACATGAAGCCGTCGACGGTGCATACGACGTGACCCTCTTTGAGGATCTCGGAAACGGCCAGACGAAACTCACCTTCATCGGAAATGAACCCATGGAGAGCGCGAAAAATAGCGGTCAAATGGAGGGCTGGAACGAGATACTTGATAAAGTTGCCGCAGTTGTTGCTGGACTGGTGCGGACGAAATAG
- a CDS encoding metalloregulator ArsR/SmtB family transcription factor produces MVVDKLGTTFAALSDPTRRAMIERLSHGPASVNGLAEPFALSQQMISKHIAYLVRARIVIKTKRGRESVCTLRPQAIKTVSDWAFSYRRFWEESFDKLEVVVNQMKKEEVRDGRKHG; encoded by the coding sequence ATGGTTGTGGATAAATTGGGTACAACATTTGCGGCTTTGTCTGATCCAACCCGCCGGGCAATGATCGAACGACTCTCGCATGGGCCGGCCTCCGTGAATGGATTAGCCGAACCGTTTGCACTCTCGCAGCAGATGATTTCAAAACATATCGCCTACCTGGTGCGCGCGCGGATTGTGATCAAGACGAAGCGTGGACGAGAGAGTGTGTGCACGCTGAGACCACAGGCGATTAAGACAGTCAGCGACTGGGCCTTTAGCTATCGCAGATTCTGGGAAGAGAGCTTCGACAAACTGGAAGTAGTCGTCAATCAAATGAAGAAAGAGGAGGTCAGAGATGGCAGAAAACACGGCTAA